The following are encoded together in the Strongyloides ratti genome assembly S_ratti_ED321, chromosome : 2 genome:
- a CDS encoding Small-subunit processome, Utp14 family-containing protein, which yields MSDWESEEEFDEVKNKELLDNFFKNDDSKEKKKSFTLKKAVEEKVNIADMLTALKGKKGLDVVKKNFGIHTSTDFKKIQDKCTTNEENRGKGLKSKTLIAPMHKHAQDKIQAQVAYKDIKAELAEWNQVVSSNRVADQLNFPLNQEKLHNLGNTERLAGKIARTSLEKKMEQVVNGSKNTLDNDRPYTEAEEELLKAMDLKEAEEKIRKLQRERKLMSFRAAKNKYKAKIKSKTYHRIQKRSKRRRLVKEFEELVTKDPEAAREKLAEIEKDRLLERATLRHRTTGKWNKNLIKYAARNDGVRKILQEHIRFGKELKAKLLGIDEDELSDSEEEEEVDEEKEKKDYQTFMSMIAEEAAKEANKDDKKNETIVSALLDGEKNPWLKSGLLKLRQTMKAKEEEKRGFVTKVSDKKKKEIVKEMDLDEGWTIVGPKDEEYVVSKEDVNDDEDEEGEEDMENDNSEIDDDDEEEDEENNVKKISEKTIDEIFDEYFDSLIATTKLEEEAEEALDKVDDKNEGDVDEVINVQASSLKRKALPSDDNSNKKLKSTIDISLDPSKYLNLVTNHIEAIDDKINEHLVDDDRIHSLNQTNLIAEAFEDDDVISEFEKHKAKIEDDEKEKDIDLTLHGWGSWTGAGLKTKSKKEFIVKAPEKIRKDCKKHGVIIRQNVDSSIEKYQPDDVPFPYTSAKVYEAVIRQPIGMDWNPVSVNKELIAPNVRTRLGKIIRPISKDLVKKVVTKD from the exons ATGTCTGATTGGGAATCTGAAGAAGAGTTTGatgaagtaaaaaataaGGAATTGttggataatttttttaaaaatgatgattcaaaagaaaagaaaaaaagtttcacACTTAAAAAAGCAGTAGAGGAAAAGGTGAATATTGCTGATATGCTAACTGCTTTAAAAGGAAAAAA AGGTTTAGATgttgtgaaaaaaaattttggtaTTCATACATCAacagattttaaaaaaatacaagaTAAATGTACTACTAATGAAGAAAATCGAGGAAAAggattaaaatcaaaaactTTAATAGCTCCAATGCATAAACATGCGCAAGATAAGATTCAAGCACAAGTTGCTTACAAAGATATTAAAGCGGAATTAGCAGAATGGAATCAAGTGGTTTCTTCCAATAGAGTGGCAGACCAACTTAATTTTCCTTTAAATCAAgaaaaattacataatttAGGGAATACTGAAAGATTAGCAGGTAAAATTGCCAGAACATCACTAGAAAAAAAGATGGAACAAGTTGTTAATGGAAGTAAAAATACTCTTGATAATGATCGACCATATACTGAAGCAGAggaagaattattaaaagctATGGATTTAAAAGAAGCTgaagaaaaaattagaaaactTCAAAGAGAAAGAAAGTTGATGAGTTTTAGAGCAGctaaaaataagtataaaGCAAAAATTAAGTCTAAAACATATCACAGAATTCAAAAACGTTCAAAGAGAAGGCGATTAGTCAAAGAGTTTGAAGAATTGGTGACAAAAGACCCTGAAGCAGCCAGAGAAAAATTAGCTGAAATTGAGAAGGATCGTTTATTAGAGCGAGCTACTTTACGTCATCGAACTACTGGAAAATGGAATAAAAATCTTATAAAGTATGCTGCTAGAAATGATGGTGTTCGTAAAATACTTCAAGAACATATTAGATTTGGCAAAGAATTAAAAGCTAAACTTTTAGGTATTGATGAAGATGAATTATCAGATAGTGAAGAGGAAGAAGAAGTTGATGAAGAGAAGGAAAAGAAAGATTACCAAACATTTATGAGTATGATTGCAGAGGAAGCTGCTAAAGAGGCAAATAAAGATGATAAGAAGAATGAAACTATTGTTTCTGCATTGTTAGATGGTGAGAAGAATCCTTGGCTTAAAAGtggtttattaaaattaagacAAACAATGAAAGCtaaagaagaagaaaaacGAGGTTTTGTAACAAAAGTTTCcgataaaaagaaaaaagaaattgttaAGGAAATGGATCTTGATGAAGGATGGACTATTGTTGGTCCAAAAGATGAAGAATATGTTGTTAGTAAAGAAGATGTTAATGATGACGAAGATGAAGAAGGAGAAGAAGATATGGAAAACGATAATAGTGAAAtagatgatgatgatgaagaagaagatgaagaaaataatgtaaaaaagatATCAGAAAAGACGATTGATGAAATATTTGATGAATACTTTGATAGTCTTATTGCCACAACAAAATTAGAAGAAGAAGCAGAGGAAGCTTTAGATAAGGtagatgataaaaatgaagGTGATGTAGATGAAGTTATTAATGTTCAAGCATCTTCGTTAAAAAGAAAAGCACTTCCATCTGATGACAAtagcaataaaaaattaaaatcaacTATTGACATTTCGTTAGATCCTAGTAAATACTTAAATTTAGTTACAAATCATATTGAAGCTattgatgataaaattaatgaacaTTTAGTAGATGACGATCGTATTCATTCATTAAATCAAACAAATTTAATTGCTGAAGCATTTGAAGATGATGATGTAATTTCAGAGTTTGAAAAACACAAAGCAAAGATAGAAGATGATGAAAAGGAAAAGGATATTGACCTTACTCTTCATGGATGGGGATCGTGGACTGGAGCTGGgttaaaaacaaaatcaaagaaagaatttattgttaaagcTCCAGAGAAAATTCGTAAAGATTGTAAAAAACATGGAGTTATTATAAGACAAAATGTAGATTCAAGTATTGAAAAATACCAACCAGATGATGTGCCTTTCCCTTATACTTCAGCCAAAGTTTATGAAGCAGTTATAAGGCAACCAATTGGTATGGATTGGAATCCAGTTTCTGTCAACAAAGAATTAATAGCACCAAATGTTCGTACAAGATTaggaaaaattattagaccAATATCCAAAGATTTGGTTAAAAAAGTTGTAACAAAAGACTAA